TCGGAATTCCAATCTATGGAACAATGGCACACTCTTTCATAATGGCTCACGATACAGAAGAAAAGGCTTTTGAAGATTTTGCATCGATTTATCCGGAAAACACGATTTTTTTAGTAGATACATACGACAGCTTAGAAGGTGTAAAAAACGCTATAAAAGTAGCTAAAAGGCTTGGCATCAGAATAAAAGGCATCAGATTAGACAGCGGAGATGTAGCAACTTTATCAAGAGAAGCAAGAAAGCTTCTTGATGCAAACGGTTTTAGAGATGCAATTATTTTTGTCAGCGGTGGTATAAACGAATATAAGATAAAGGAGTTGATTCAGGATAAAAAAGCTCCGATTGATGGCTTCGGTGTTGGAACAGAGCTTGTAACAAGTGCAGATTTACCATATTTAGATTGTGCTTATAAATTGGTAGAGTATGAAAGAAAGCCAAAAATCAAGTTAAGCAGAAAGAAAATGACATTACCTTTCAAAAAACAGCTTTTTAGAATCTACAAAAATGGCACTATCTTTAAAGATATTGTAGGACATTTTGATGAACATTTTGATGACTCTGTTAAAATGCTCAAACTTTATATTGAAAATGGTGAGCTGGCAAGAAACCTTCCATCTTTAAAAGAAATCAGAGAAAAAGCATTGATTAACTTTAAAACAGTTCCAAATACTTTTAAATCTTTAAATCAATACATGACCCTTACACCGGAAATATCACATAGGCTATTAAAATCGGCAGAAGAGTTAAAAGAAAAGTTGAGGTTGAAGCATTGAAAAGGATAATTTTATCAGTTTTACTGCTTTTTGGTTTTTCATTTGCAGAAGTTAAAATCACAACCACTATAAAACCTTTAGCAGATATAGTAAAAGAAGTTGGGAAAGATAAAGTAAATGTGGCTTATATAATCCCTTCAAACGTAAACTTTCATACTTACGAATACAAGCCGATGGATATAAAAAAAGTATATGAAAGCGATTTATTTATATTTATAGGCTATGGAGAGCCAAACATATCAAGCCTTACAAAAAATCTTAAAAAAGAAAAATTAATACAGATAACAAACCTCAAAGGAATGTTTCTTTTAAAAGAAGAAGACCATGATGAAATCCATCCGGCAGTATGGTTAGACCCGGAAAATGTAAAAGTAGTAGCAAAAGCAGTTATGGATTTTTTGATATCCAAAGATAAACAAAATGCACAATTTTATAAATCAAACTATTTAGAATTTGAAAAAAAAGTAAATGAAATTTTAAACTATGGAAAAACAAAACTTTCATCAGTTAAAAATAAATACTTTGTATCTTATCACTATGAATTTCCTTACTTTGTAAAAAGATTTAATCTTATCTATCTTGCAGAGATAGAAATGGGTCATGGAAGAGAGCCATCACCAAAACATTTGATAGAAGTGATTCAAAAAATCAAAAAATATAATGTAAAAGCAATTTTTACATCAAAGCAGTTTTTCAATCCAAAGACTGCCAATATCGTCATATCTCAAACAGGAGCAAAAGTAATTTTTCTTGACTCTATGGGTGAGACAGGAGATTACTTAAATATGATGAGACACAATATAGACAAAGTTTATGAAGGACTTAATTTATAAGTATTGAATATTATTTAAATTTACAACTTAAAAAACCATATATAGTAGTCGGAGATATACATGGTTGTTATAACGAGTTTAAAAGATTAATAAGCGTGGCCAAAGAAAAGTACGGGAAAGACTTAATTATTATCTCTGTTGGAGATACAATAGATAGAGGAGATTACAATTTAAAAACGTTGCTTTACACAATAGACCTTTATTATCAAAAAGAATACTATGAAGTAAAAAGTAATCATCTTGATAAATTTGTTAGATGGCTAAAAGGAAACAATGTAAACATATCCTACGGAATGCAAAAAACAGTATCGGAATTTTTAGCCTTAAACAAAAACCTTCAAGAAGAGCTTAGAGAAAAAATAATTTCATATTACGAAGCATTACCACTTTACATAATCGTTAATAATAACGTAGTAGTTGCGCATGCAGGAATAAAAGATGAGTTTACAGGAAGGACTGACAAGCAAGTTAAAAGCTTTGTTTTATACGGAGAAACAACAGGAAAATACACAGAAAAAGGATTTCCAGAGAGAAAAGATTGGACAAAATACAGAAAGATTGAGGAAAACTCACCTAAAATTGTTTACGGTCATGTAGTTTTTGATGAACCTTATATAAATAATCTTTGTTATGGCATTGACACAGGTGCATGTCTTGGAAACAAACTAACTGCATACAACCCGGAAAAAGATGAGTTTATCTTTATTAAATCAGAAAAGGTTTACTTTACATTTGAAGACTGATTTATAATATTTAATACTTTTCTCATGATACTAACCTCCTCTCCTCCGGGTGGATAATTTCATCTGGAGGAGCTTTTAATGTAAAAAATAGCCATATCCGGAGGACATCCAATCCTAATTGGTGGTCCACCTGTTCCTATTCCTCTACTTACAAAGATATAACTATTATTAATCTTTAAAAATCCTGCATCTGTTATAAAAATCTTTCTCAAAATAAATTTTACAGGCCAAAGAACGCCTCCATGAGTATGACCCGCAAGCATCAGGTCAAATTTACCAATTAAATCATTGTCAAGCTTTGGTTGATGTTTTAAAAAGATAATAAATTTAGAATCATCAACGCTTTTAAATAACTCTTTTTCCGGTATTAATTTTCTTACTTTAAACCTTTCAGCCTCTTCGTCATCAACTCCAACAAAAGTTAAATCTTGAATAGAAAATATTTCATCTCTCAAAACCTTAAACCCGGCTTTTTTAGTAAATTCTATCGCTTGGTTTACATCATTATAATATTCATGATTCCCAAGAATAGCATACTTTCCAAGGGGTGGATTCATCTGATTTAACAGGTTTATATAGCTTTCTTTATTAAGAACATAACCATCTACCAAATCACCGGTTGAGATTACAATATCCGGCTTTTCTTTGTTATAAACATCAAAAACAAGATTTATTTTATTCTCTCTCATGACTTGATTTAGATGCAGGTCAGAAATATGAAGAATTTTAACATCTCTTTTAATCTTATCTGAATAAATCTCAAACTTGTAAACTTTTAAATTCAAAGTTTCATAATATCCATAAGCCATTGAAGATAATGTCAAAACAGTAATAAATATAAAACCCTTAAAACTGCTAATGTGGGACAGTGGATTATGTTTTAATATTCTTTCCGAAATTTTTAAAATAAAATGATAAATATCTATAAAAAGATAATACAAGAAAAAAAGCATAATAAAGCCCATCCAAAGTAGGATAAAAAGAGACATATAGTAATTATCATATCCAAGCTTATCGTAATACTTATAAAACGCAGGAGATAAGGTCATTATCAGAATTAAATATAAAAATTTAGACCTGATATTAAAAGCCGATTTTAACTTTTTAATAAAGTAAAGATGCATAAATCCGTATATACTGAAAAAGACTACTAAAAACATTCAAAACCTCCATATAAGACTGCTTGCAAAAATCAACATCGTCGTTCTGCAGTAGGCTGACACGGAAAGGTAAGCTTACGAAAATTTTGGAACACTCTTACCTCCATATTTTCAAATAGGTTAAAATATACTATAAAGAATAAAATTTCAAGATAGGAGATTTTTATGGTCGGAAAAATAATTTGGGAATCTTTATCTATAGCTCTTTTGCTCTATGGTTCTTATTTAGCATATGTTTTCATATGGTTTAGTTTGTTTAGAATCTTTGATATGGATATCACAACTGCAAAGCTTATTTCAGGTTCTATAACATTAACGATTATAGCTATATCATCAATAAGATGGTTTATTAAAAAACATAAAGAGCTAAAAGTAATGAAAAATGAGGGCTAAAATGTTTCAGGAAATTGACGATAATTATTATGTAATGATGGAAAATGTTTCTGCAGTAAAATTAATTTATGAAGATGGTAAATACATATGGCTATTTTATACAAACCATCCTATGCCTTTAAAATCTAAACCATTTGATACAGAAGAGGAAGCCAAAATTTGGTTTAGAAATCTAAAATATGATTATTATAGGAGAAAAGAGTAGTGTTTTTAAATGAAGAAGCAAATATAGATATTCTATGTGAAGTAATAGATAAATCTCCTGATATTATCTTTACAATAGATTTAGATGGCAATGTTTTATATGTAAATGATGCTTTTGTAAACTTGCTGGGGTATAATAGAGATGAAATAATTGGAAAAAGTATTAGAATAGTCTCTGTTGAAGATGAAATATATAACGCATGTATGGTTAGCGTTAAAGAAATGGGCAAATGTTTAGACCAAGAGACGGTTTTTAGAAAAAAGGATGGTAGTTTAATTCATGTAGTAAAAAACGTTAATGCCGTATATGATGAGAATGGAAATATAAGATATCTTATAATCAATGCAAGAGATTTAACACACATAGACCACCTTAATAAATCGTTAGAAAATCTAAGCAGATTATATGAAGAAAGGTATAATCTCATATATCAAGTTTTCTTAAATATTAAAGATGCTGTTGCTATCTTGGATCCAGAAGGACGTTATATAGAACAAAATAAATCACACCAAGAGCTAATAGGTTATTCAATTGAAGAGCTAAAAGGTAAAACTCCGGCTATTCATTTGTCAGAGGAAGAATTTAAAAAGATATTAAAAACAATGGAAGATAAAGGCTCATTCTTTGGAGAAGTTGAAAGTAAAACCATAGATGGAAAAGTAAAGGATATTGAATTATTTGCATTTCCAATAAAAGATGAAAATGGAAAAATTCTTTATTACGTTGGAATTAAGAGAGATATAACAAAAGAAAAAGAAATCCATTTAACAGATAAACTTACAGGTTTATATAACAGACTAAAACTTATTGAAGATTTAAAAGATAAAAAAATGTAAAGCTTATATTAATAAACATAGACTCATTTAAAGAGATTAACGATGTATATGGATATGAGGTTGGTGATAAGATACTTAAAACTTTGGCTGAAAGATTAAAGTCTTTTGTAAGTAATCATAACTTACAGGTATATAAACTTTCTGGTGATGAATTCGCAATCTTGGTGGACAGGTATTTTCCGCAAAACGCTTTTGAAATGTTTATTAATGGATTAATCTATTATATAGAATCAAATCCAATAGAGATTAATGGTTATTCAATAAAAATAGATATAACCTTAGGAATTGCTGATAGTACAGAAGGAAATTATAAAAATCTTCTTGAAAAAGCAGACATGGCTTTGAAATATGCAAAGCAACAAAAAAAGCCTTACATGTTTTATAGAGAAGATTTAAATATTCAAAAGAAATATCAGGAAAATAGATACTGGTTGAATGTACTAAAAGATGCTATAAATCAAGATAACTTAATAGTATATTATCAAGGAATATTTAATAACCAAACAAACAAAATCGAAAAATATGAAAGTTTAATCAGACTAAAATTAGAAGATAAAATCATTTCTCCTTTTTTCTTTTTGGAAGTTGCAAAAAAATCTAAACTTTATCCAGAAATAACTAAAAAAGTTTTTTCTGAAATTATTAAGTATGCAAAAGACCATGAAATTTCCATAAACATTTCGGTAATGGATATTTTAAATGAGGATATTGTTTCGCATATACTTAATACATTAAAAAATAATAATTTAAAAATAACTTTTGAAATTTTAGAATCTGAAGGAATAGAAAACTATGCAGAAGTTTCTCAATTTATAAAAAATGTTAAAGAGTATGGTTGCAAAATAGCAATAGATGACTTTGGTTCAGGATATTCTAATTTTGCACATATTTTAAACTTAGATGTTGACTATCTAAAAATTGACGCATCATTAATAAAAAATTTAGATACAGATAAAAACTCTCAAATAGTTGTTGAAACGATCGTTGGTTTTGCAAAAAAACTTGGTATTAAAACTATTGCTGAATTTGTTCATTCAAAAGAAGTTTTTGATAAAGTTGTAGAAATGGGAATAGATTATTCACAAGGATATTATATATCTGAACCAAAACCAAATATATCTTAAAAATCCTTTTTCCAATCTCTTATAAAACCCAATAGGTCTTTAACTCCTTTATATTTTCCACTGCAAACATTGTCCTTATCAAGCATATAATACTGATCTAAAGTCATGATAGGTTTAGGCATAAAAGAGAATATTGGTAAAAGTAGTTTAAATGTTTTCTTTGGCACAGGCATAACAACTCTTTTGACACCTATAAAATCTAAGGCAAATTTAAAAAGTTCAACATAATTTATAACTTCATTACCGCATAGCTCAAAAATCTCATTTTTTATATCAGAAATAACAGCCTTTTCAAAACAATCTGCAACATCTAAAACGCTTACAGGCTGCACTTTTGCGTCATAGGGGGCCATAAATATTGGAGTTATCTTGCTGTAGAATCTAAAATCTTCAAACAGTTTTTGCTCTCTCCCAATTATAATAGAAGGTCTAAAAATGACATAATTCAATCCAGATTTTATAATATACTCTTCAGCCATTGTCTTGGTTTTTAGATATCTGCTTTTAGAATTAATATCAGCACCAAGGGCAGACATCTGAATAAATTTCTTAACACCGACGGCTTTACTTGCATCTACTAAGCTCTTTGTTATTTCAAAATGAACCTTTTCAAATGTTTGATTGCTTGTTTCTGTGAGTATTCCGATTAGATTGATTACCATGTCCGGATTAAATTTATAAATAGGCTCTTGAATGTTATCCTCGTTTATTTGAACATAATTTATTAAAGATAAATCTTTAAATACTTCCTGAATTTTTTTTATATTTCTTGCAGGCAAAATAAGATTAACTTTATTGTACAGATTTCTAACTATATATCTACCAACAAAACCATAAGATCCATAAATTATTACATTCATAGCTATACTCCTTTTAGAAACTGCTTGCAAAATCAACATTATCATTCTGTAGCCGGCAAAGAATCTCTTTTTTACCTCCTCTTACTTTCAAATAACAATAAAAGAG
This is a stretch of genomic DNA from Sulfurihydrogenibium sp. YO3AOP1. It encodes these proteins:
- a CDS encoding nicotinate phosphoribosyltransferase — translated: MAVDRFVNKDNMSLLTDLYELTMAQVYFNKGMNGTAVFDFFIRPTNKRNYFLNAGLELLIDYLLNLKFTEEDIDFLRQTGRFSEEFLEYLRNFKFTGNLYAIDEGEIVFANEPIVQVEAPLIEAQIIETFLINTLQISILVATKALRCYSVAEKALLVDFGLRRAHGTDAGMIASRSSYIGGFVGTSNVLAGKAFGIPIYGTMAHSFIMAHDTEEKAFEDFASIYPENTIFLVDTYDSLEGVKNAIKVAKRLGIRIKGIRLDSGDVATLSREARKLLDANGFRDAIIFVSGGINEYKIKELIQDKKAPIDGFGVGTELVTSADLPYLDCAYKLVEYERKPKIKLSRKKMTLPFKKQLFRIYKNGTIFKDIVGHFDEHFDDSVKMLKLYIENGELARNLPSLKEIREKALINFKTVPNTFKSLNQYMTLTPEISHRLLKSAEELKEKLRLKH
- a CDS encoding metal ABC transporter substrate-binding protein, with product MKRIILSVLLLFGFSFAEVKITTTIKPLADIVKEVGKDKVNVAYIIPSNVNFHTYEYKPMDIKKVYESDLFIFIGYGEPNISSLTKNLKKEKLIQITNLKGMFLLKEEDHDEIHPAVWLDPENVKVVAKAVMDFLISKDKQNAQFYKSNYLEFEKKVNEILNYGKTKLSSVKNKYFVSYHYEFPYFVKRFNLIYLAEIEMGHGREPSPKHLIEVIQKIKKYNVKAIFTSKQFFNPKTANIVISQTGAKVIFLDSMGETGDYLNMMRHNIDKVYEGLNL
- a CDS encoding metallophosphoesterase; its protein translation is MVVGDIHGCYNEFKRLISVAKEKYGKDLIIISVGDTIDRGDYNLKTLLYTIDLYYQKEYYEVKSNHLDKFVRWLKGNNVNISYGMQKTVSEFLALNKNLQEELREKIISYYEALPLYIIVNNNVVVAHAGIKDEFTGRTDKQVKSFVLYGETTGKYTEKGFPERKDWTKYRKIEENSPKIVYGHVVFDEPYINNLCYGIDTGACLGNKLTAYNPEKDEFIFIKSEKVYFTFED
- a CDS encoding metallophosphoesterase, with the protein product MFLVVFFSIYGFMHLYFIKKLKSAFNIRSKFLYLILIMTLSPAFYKYYDKLGYDNYYMSLFILLWMGFIMLFFLYYLFIDIYHFILKISERILKHNPLSHISSFKGFIFITVLTLSSMAYGYYETLNLKVYKFEIYSDKIKRDVKILHISDLHLNQVMRENKINLVFDVYNKEKPDIVISTGDLVDGYVLNKESYINLLNQMNPPLGKYAILGNHEYYNDVNQAIEFTKKAGFKVLRDEIFSIQDLTFVGVDDEEAERFKVRKLIPEKELFKSVDDSKFIIFLKHQPKLDNDLIGKFDLMLAGHTHGGVLWPVKFILRKIFITDAGFLKINNSYIFVSRGIGTGGPPIRIGCPPDMAIFYIKSSSR
- a CDS encoding PAS domain-containing protein, which encodes MFLNEEANIDILCEVIDKSPDIIFTIDLDGNVLYVNDAFVNLLGYNRDEIIGKSIRIVSVEDEIYNACMVSVKEMGKCLDQETVFRKKDGSLIHVVKNVNAVYDENGNIRYLIINARDLTHIDHLNKSLENLSRLYEERYNLIYQVFLNIKDAVAILDPEGRYIEQNKSHQELIGYSIEELKGKTPAIHLSEEEFKKILKTMEDKGSFFGEVESKTIDGKVKDIELFAFPIKDENGKILYYVGIKRDITKEKEIHLTDKLTGLYNRLKLIEDLKDKKM
- a CDS encoding bifunctional diguanylate cyclase/phosphodiesterase; this translates as MNDVYGYEVGDKILKTLAERLKSFVSNHNLQVYKLSGDEFAILVDRYFPQNAFEMFINGLIYYIESNPIEINGYSIKIDITLGIADSTEGNYKNLLEKADMALKYAKQQKKPYMFYREDLNIQKKYQENRYWLNVLKDAINQDNLIVYYQGIFNNQTNKIEKYESLIRLKLEDKIISPFFFLEVAKKSKLYPEITKKVFSEIIKYAKDHEISINISVMDILNEDIVSHILNTLKNNNLKITFEILESEGIENYAEVSQFIKNVKEYGCKIAIDDFGSGYSNFAHILNLDVDYLKIDASLIKNLDTDKNSQIVVETIVGFAKKLGIKTIAEFVHSKEVFDKVVEMGIDYSQGYYISEPKPNIS
- a CDS encoding complex I NDUFA9 subunit family protein, encoding MNVIIYGSYGFVGRYIVRNLYNKVNLILPARNIKKIQEVFKDLSLINYVQINEDNIQEPIYKFNPDMVINLIGILTETSNQTFEKVHFEITKSLVDASKAVGVKKFIQMSALGADINSKSRYLKTKTMAEEYIIKSGLNYVIFRPSIIIGREQKLFEDFRFYSKITPIFMAPYDAKVQPVSVLDVADCFEKAVISDIKNEIFELCGNEVINYVELFKFALDFIGVKRVVMPVPKKTFKLLLPIFSFMPKPIMTLDQYYMLDKDNVCSGKYKGVKDLLGFIRDWKKDF